The Enterobacter kobei genome has a segment encoding these proteins:
- a CDS encoding IS1-like element IS1B family transposase (programmed frameshift), which produces MASVSISCPSCSATDGVVRNGKSTAGHQRYLCSHCRKTWQLQFTYTASQPGTHQKIIDMAMNGVGCRATARIMGVGLNTIFRHFKKLRPQSVTSRIQPGSDVIVCAEMDEQWGYVGDKSRQRWLFYAYDRLRKTVVAHVFGERTMATLGRLMSLLSPFDVVIWMTDGWPLYESRLKGKLHVISKRYTQRIERHNLNLRQHLARLGRKSLSFSKSVELHDKVIGHYLNIKHYQ; this is translated from the exons CCTCCTGTTCAGCTACTGACGGGGTGGTGCGTAACGGCAAAAGCACTGCCGGACATCAGCGCTATCTCTGCTCTCACTGCCGTAAAACATGGCAACTGCAGTTCACTTACACCGCTTCTCAACCCGGTACGCACCAGAAAATCATTGATATGGCCATGAATGGCGTTGGATGCCGGGCAACCGCCCGCATTATGGGCGTTGGCCTCAACACGATTTTCCGCCATT TTAAAAAACTCAGGCCGCAGTCGGTAACCTCGCGCATACAGCCGGGCAGTGACGTCATCGTCTGCGCGGAAATGGACGAACAGTGGGGATACGTCGGGGATAAATCGCGCCAGCGCTGGCTGTTTTACGCGTATGACAGGCTCCGGAAGACGGTTGTTGCGCACGTATTCGGTGAACGCACTATGGCGACGCTGGGGCGTCTTATGAGCCTGCTGTCACCCTTTGACGTGGTGATATGGATGACGGATGGCTGGCCGCTGTATGAATCCCGCCTGAAGGGAAAGCTGCACGTAATCAGCAAGCGATATACGCAGCGAATTGAGCGGCATAACCTGAATCTGAGGCAGCACCTGGCACGGCTGGGACGGAAGTCGCTGTCGTTCTCAAAATCGGTGGAGCTGCATGACAAAGTCATCGGGCATTATCTGAACATAAAACATTATCAATAA